One part of the Paenibacillus silvisoli genome encodes these proteins:
- a CDS encoding ABC transporter ATP-binding protein, with the protein MIDRSDQQPIVRLQQVTKVIGRRTIIDDLTLDLPRAEVFGFLGPNGSGKTTTIRMMVGLMKLTKGDVIIEGHSIRNDYENAIKHVGAIVENPEMYKYLTGFQNLLHYSRMVTGITKQRIDEVVELVGLKSRIHDKVRTYSLGMRQRLGVAQAIMHKPTLLILDEPTNGLDPAGIRELRDYLRKLAKEEGITVFVSSHLLSEMELMCDRVAIIQAGKLIDVRGIRPGAPLADEASQVLFEVDRPDEAVRLLAEHGASRENDAALVRADRETVARLNASLVEAGIKVYGIRVLNKSLEDQFLEMTGGEQVV; encoded by the coding sequence ATGATCGATCGTTCCGATCAGCAGCCGATCGTTCGGCTGCAGCAAGTAACGAAAGTCATAGGAAGGCGCACGATTATCGACGATCTTACGTTGGATTTGCCACGTGCGGAAGTGTTTGGCTTCCTAGGGCCGAACGGATCGGGGAAGACGACGACGATTCGGATGATGGTCGGTTTAATGAAGCTGACCAAAGGCGATGTCATCATCGAAGGGCACAGCATTCGTAACGACTACGAAAATGCGATCAAACATGTCGGGGCCATAGTCGAGAACCCGGAAATGTACAAATATTTGACCGGCTTTCAAAATTTGCTTCATTATTCCCGGATGGTGACTGGCATTACGAAGCAGCGCATCGACGAGGTGGTCGAGCTCGTCGGGTTGAAGAGCCGGATTCACGACAAAGTCAGAACGTATTCGCTCGGCATGCGCCAGCGTCTTGGCGTGGCGCAAGCGATTATGCATAAACCGACGCTGCTTATTCTGGACGAGCCTACGAACGGGCTTGACCCGGCGGGCATCCGCGAGCTGCGCGACTATTTGCGAAAGCTGGCGAAGGAGGAAGGCATCACCGTTTTCGTCTCGAGCCATTTGCTGAGCGAAATGGAGCTGATGTGCGACCGCGTCGCCATTATTCAGGCGGGCAAGCTCATCGACGTGCGCGGCATCCGGCCAGGAGCGCCGCTTGCGGATGAAGCAAGCCAGGTGCTCTTCGAGGTCGACCGTCCGGACGAAGCGGTACGGCTGCTGGCCGAACACGGCGCTTCCCGCGAAAACGATGCGGCTCTTGTACGGGCTGACAGGGAGACGGTCGCGCGGTTGAACGCATCGCTTGTCGAAGCGGGCATCAAAGTGTACGGCATCCGCGTCCTGAACAAATCCTTGGAAGATCAGTTCCTGGAAATGACGGGAGGTGAGCAGGTTGTTTGA
- a CDS encoding ABC transporter permease, translating into MSRLFDFLQLVRNENMKIYRRIGTWIMLGIILLIVIVVSLLTKWFSEHDTMWTVMNGIEQFSYYLITIFTVVVSAESVAGEFSSGTIKLLLIRPWSRSKILLSKYISLLMFALTLTLVMFVSSYVLNLILFGYNGSATASEAFKVLNSAHPLLYMIQVYLLDYIGLIMIVTFAFMLSTIFRSGGLAIGLSMFIYFFGLIASGLLAALNYKWVEYLLFLHLDLKQYLQSSVITHGMTLGFSLAVLAGYYIVFVAVTWLIFNKRDVAT; encoded by the coding sequence GTGAGCAGGTTGTTTGATTTCCTGCAGCTCGTACGCAACGAGAATATGAAGATTTACCGCCGGATCGGCACTTGGATTATGCTCGGCATTATTTTGCTGATCGTCATCGTCGTCAGCCTGCTGACCAAATGGTTCTCCGAGCACGACACGATGTGGACGGTCATGAACGGCATCGAGCAGTTCTCGTATTACCTGATTACGATCTTCACGGTCGTCGTTTCGGCGGAGTCCGTGGCCGGCGAGTTTTCATCGGGCACGATCAAGCTGCTGCTCATCCGCCCATGGAGCCGCTCGAAAATATTGCTCTCCAAATACATATCGCTGCTGATGTTTGCGCTGACGCTGACGCTTGTCATGTTCGTGTCGTCTTACGTGCTGAACCTGATCCTGTTCGGCTATAACGGCAGCGCGACGGCTAGCGAAGCGTTCAAGGTGCTGAACAGCGCCCATCCGCTGCTGTATATGATTCAAGTCTACTTGCTGGATTACATCGGGCTCATTATGATCGTTACGTTCGCTTTCATGCTCTCGACGATTTTCCGGAGCGGGGGACTGGCGATCGGGCTGTCGATGTTCATTTACTTCTTCGGGCTGATCGCAAGCGGGCTGCTTGCCGCGCTTAACTATAAATGGGTCGAGTATTTGCTCTTCCTGCATCTCGATCTGAAGCAGTATCTGCAAAGCTCGGTGATTACGCATGGCATGACGCTAGGCTTCTCCTTGGCGGTGCTGGCCGGTTACTATATCGTGTTCGTTGCGGTGACGTGGCTGATCTTTAATAAACGGGATGTAGCGACATAG
- a CDS encoding bactofilin family protein, which yields MFKESKRTVSAETVIGLGTHVEGKLVSENGIRIEGEFRGDIDCKGDVIIGEYGVARCGIIARDLTISGRVYGDIVVKGKMTITASGQLHGNVLAHAMLIQDGAIYNGSCRMERAAEPRTRQLQDSAEPAAGQSQLPLQAKDAPAASTGVAAAAKEKARQAG from the coding sequence ATGTTCAAGGAGTCCAAACGAACCGTTTCAGCCGAAACGGTAATCGGGCTAGGCACGCATGTAGAGGGGAAGCTGGTCAGCGAGAACGGCATCCGGATCGAGGGCGAATTCCGGGGCGACATCGACTGCAAGGGCGACGTCATTATCGGGGAATATGGCGTGGCGAGGTGCGGCATTATCGCGCGCGACCTGACGATTTCGGGTCGGGTTTACGGTGATATCGTGGTCAAGGGCAAAATGACCATTACCGCCTCCGGCCAGCTGCACGGCAACGTGCTGGCGCATGCGATGCTCATCCAGGACGGGGCCATCTACAACGGCAGCTGCCGGATGGAGCGCGCCGCCGAGCCGCGGACGCGCCAGCTGCAGGATAGCGCCGAACCGGCGGCCGGGCAGTCGCAGCTGCCGCTGCAGGCGAAGGATGCGCCGGCGGCTTCAACGGGCGTGGCCGCGGCGGCCAAGGAGAAGGCGCGCCAGGCAGGTTGA
- the cls gene encoding cardiolipin synthase — protein sequence MVWVLIALFVFIFQIATILALEFRHPAKTVAWLLIMFGLPVIGFVMYYFLAKDYRRRRHYRQNGNLSADADMLNALQRCKHASRSEDVNGRRSFVGQERFFRMLQRQAESPITCQNETEVLTNGEATYDSIFRAIGEARHHVHVEFYTIRDDGAGRRLKEALLQKAREGVKVRVIVDGIGSVELSKSYVQELKQAGVDVQCFLQPRIAFFEKRMNFRNHRKIVVVDGLIGFVGGINIGDEYLGGNPKLGFWRDTHLRLEGDAVYYLQQVFMQDWWYTAKEKLNGAAYWPEHRCTGGERVQIVHSGPGGGKEDAILEVVYAAVAAAQTRIYIETPYFIPDTGLAAALRTAALSGVDVRIIIPFVPDTKLVLGATLSYAEDMLAAGVRVFRYRKGFMHAKTMIVDRLMASVGSANMDMRSFHSNFEINALLFDEKGIERLEADFMKDMEDSSEVMLAQFRKRPLRQKAGEAVARMLSPLL from the coding sequence ATGGTTTGGGTACTTATCGCGCTGTTCGTTTTTATTTTTCAAATCGCTACGATTCTCGCGCTGGAATTCCGTCATCCGGCCAAAACGGTCGCCTGGCTGCTGATCATGTTCGGGCTGCCTGTCATCGGGTTTGTCATGTATTATTTTCTCGCGAAGGACTACCGGAGACGGCGTCATTATCGGCAAAATGGCAATTTAAGCGCGGATGCCGACATGCTGAACGCATTGCAACGCTGCAAGCACGCGAGCCGCTCGGAGGACGTGAATGGCCGCCGCTCGTTCGTTGGTCAGGAACGGTTCTTTCGCATGCTTCAGCGGCAGGCGGAGTCGCCGATCACGTGTCAGAATGAAACGGAAGTGCTGACAAACGGCGAGGCAACCTATGATTCGATTTTCCGGGCGATCGGCGAGGCGCGTCATCATGTGCATGTGGAGTTTTACACGATACGGGACGACGGCGCGGGGCGGCGGCTAAAGGAAGCGCTGCTGCAGAAAGCAAGGGAAGGCGTGAAGGTCAGAGTCATCGTGGACGGGATCGGCAGCGTGGAGCTGAGCAAGTCCTACGTGCAGGAGCTGAAGCAGGCCGGCGTGGACGTGCAATGCTTCCTGCAGCCGAGGATCGCGTTCTTCGAGAAACGGATGAATTTCCGGAATCATCGCAAAATCGTCGTCGTCGACGGGCTGATCGGCTTCGTGGGCGGAATCAACATCGGCGACGAGTATCTCGGCGGAAACCCGAAGCTCGGTTTTTGGCGGGATACGCATTTGCGGCTGGAGGGAGATGCGGTTTATTATCTTCAGCAGGTCTTCATGCAGGATTGGTGGTACACGGCTAAAGAAAAGCTTAACGGAGCGGCTTATTGGCCGGAGCATCGGTGCACGGGGGGCGAGCGGGTTCAAATCGTGCACAGCGGTCCCGGCGGCGGCAAAGAGGACGCCATTCTCGAGGTTGTTTATGCGGCAGTGGCGGCCGCGCAAACGCGCATCTATATAGAAACGCCGTATTTTATCCCCGATACGGGCTTGGCGGCGGCGCTTCGGACGGCGGCGCTGAGCGGCGTGGACGTGCGGATTATCATTCCGTTTGTGCCGGATACAAAGCTGGTGCTTGGCGCGACGTTATCGTACGCCGAGGATATGCTGGCCGCGGGCGTCCGCGTTTTCCGGTATCGCAAAGGCTTTATGCATGCCAAAACCATGATCGTCGATCGGCTCATGGCGTCGGTCGGGTCGGCGAATATGGATATGCGCAGCTTCCACAGCAATTTCGAAATCAATGCGCTGCTGTTCGACGAGAAAGGGATCGAGCGGTTAGAGGCGGATTTTATGAAGGATATGGAGGACAGCAGCGAGGTCATGCTGGCTCAGTTCCGGAAGCGTCCGCTTCGGCAAAAGGCCGGGGAGGCTGTCGCGCGCATGCTCTCGCCGCTGTTGTAG
- a CDS encoding NAD(P)/FAD-dependent oxidoreductase → MKIVHKGHLYWPSTLKHTNTYPPLGQAMEADVAIIGSGISGSICAYMLAKTGLRTVLLDRGEIAAASTMANTGLLQFCNDIMLCDLIDQIGERDAVSFYKGCRDAIRQIGQITDELGTEVGFQPKKSLYYASTEQEAPKLRREYETLKRHGFDVEYWDAPAIADHFPLRKPGGAIVTHGDAALNPFRFVHAIVDAAASRHQLVVHEQTDISSHETDGDGTHVLHTSAGPSIRAKHVIYAIGYEREELRSQLIRSTMNRTYAIVTEPQLHEPKLKAYADYFFWETARPYFYMRITEDGRVIAGGGDEESNRLLKEEAAQKYSEQLHRIVRSLYPSFDAPVEYEWNATFGASRDNLPFIGADPSWPGVYYCLVYGGNGTVYSMMGADILLALIAQREHPLSRIVALDRPSLQPI, encoded by the coding sequence ATGAAAATAGTACACAAAGGCCATCTGTACTGGCCTTCCACGCTCAAGCACACGAACACTTACCCTCCGCTGGGACAAGCTATGGAGGCGGATGTCGCCATCATCGGAAGCGGAATTTCCGGGTCGATCTGCGCCTACATGCTGGCCAAAACGGGCCTGCGCACCGTCCTGCTTGACCGGGGCGAAATCGCTGCGGCCAGTACGATGGCGAATACGGGGCTGCTGCAGTTTTGCAACGATATTATGCTGTGCGACTTGATCGACCAAATCGGGGAACGGGATGCGGTCAGCTTCTATAAAGGCTGCAGGGACGCGATCCGGCAAATCGGGCAAATCACGGATGAGCTCGGGACCGAGGTCGGCTTCCAGCCTAAAAAGAGCCTCTACTATGCGAGCACGGAGCAGGAAGCGCCGAAGCTGCGCCGCGAATACGAGACGCTGAAACGCCATGGCTTCGATGTCGAGTATTGGGATGCCCCAGCCATCGCCGATCATTTTCCGCTCCGCAAGCCGGGCGGCGCGATCGTCACGCATGGCGACGCCGCGCTTAATCCGTTCCGGTTCGTCCATGCGATCGTCGATGCAGCCGCAAGCCGTCATCAGCTTGTCGTCCATGAACAGACGGACATTTCGAGCCACGAAACCGATGGCGATGGCACCCATGTGCTGCACACATCAGCGGGCCCGTCCATACGCGCCAAGCACGTAATCTACGCCATCGGCTATGAACGCGAGGAGCTGCGCAGCCAACTGATCCGGTCCACGATGAACCGTACCTATGCCATTGTGACGGAGCCGCAGCTGCATGAGCCGAAGCTAAAGGCGTATGCCGATTATTTTTTCTGGGAAACGGCCCGGCCGTATTTCTATATGCGCATCACCGAGGATGGCAGAGTCATTGCCGGTGGCGGCGACGAGGAATCAAACCGGCTCTTAAAAGAAGAAGCCGCGCAGAAGTATAGCGAGCAGCTGCACCGCATCGTACGTTCGTTGTATCCTTCCTTCGATGCCCCGGTCGAATACGAATGGAACGCGACCTTCGGCGCTTCGCGGGACAATTTGCCCTTCATCGGGGCTGATCCCAGCTGGCCGGGCGTTTATTACTGCCTTGTCTACGGCGGTAACGGCACGGTCTACAGCATGATGGGAGCGGACATACTCCTGGCGCTCATCGCGCAGCGCGAGCATCCGCTCTCCCGGATCGTTGCGCTGGACCGTCCGTCCCTGCAGCCGATTTAA
- a CDS encoding asparaginase, producing MPGVSTRTQNHTAAAEVLGVPLVRTTRGQWVENVHSGHAAVVSSDGELLAHVGDASIWTYMRSTAKPIQALPSVLGGVIDAYGLDDAAIALMCASHQGTAAHVAVLEEMLARTGVLEEQLVFGESLPASQEARDELVRSGGKPRKLYHVCAGKHIGMLALCKLRGWPMETYAQPEHPLQQELLRTVAAIAGLAPEEIGSAIDGCGLPVFAMPMWRLALVYARFAAWGGEAAEAHEQAGAGGIAARGAVEAAAEAAAEIAPVANGEAVALAAKRIASAMISHPALVEGPDRLASIMLGDGNVVAKSGAQGVFVFALRKERLAVVVKLADGGETPWPEAVCSILEQLQLGEELVARIRGSISPEIRNDAGQLVGHRESCLTLHRDA from the coding sequence ATGCCAGGAGTAAGCACGAGAACGCAAAATCATACAGCAGCCGCTGAGGTGCTTGGGGTTCCCCTTGTCCGTACGACGCGAGGCCAATGGGTGGAAAATGTGCACAGCGGCCATGCCGCGGTCGTCAGCAGCGACGGCGAGCTACTCGCGCATGTGGGGGATGCGTCGATTTGGACGTACATGCGATCGACCGCGAAGCCGATCCAGGCGCTGCCTTCGGTGCTGGGCGGCGTTATAGACGCATACGGGCTTGATGACGCGGCGATCGCGCTTATGTGCGCGTCCCATCAAGGGACTGCGGCGCATGTCGCCGTGCTGGAAGAGATGCTGGCGCGGACCGGCGTGCTGGAGGAGCAGCTGGTCTTTGGCGAGTCGCTGCCGGCCAGCCAGGAGGCGCGCGACGAGCTGGTGCGGAGCGGCGGCAAGCCGCGGAAGCTGTATCATGTGTGCGCGGGCAAGCATATCGGCATGCTGGCGCTTTGCAAGCTACGCGGCTGGCCGATGGAGACGTACGCGCAGCCGGAGCATCCGCTTCAGCAGGAGCTGCTGCGCACCGTTGCGGCGATTGCGGGTCTCGCTCCGGAGGAGATCGGCAGCGCCATCGACGGCTGCGGGCTGCCGGTGTTCGCGATGCCGATGTGGCGGCTCGCGTTGGTTTACGCGCGCTTTGCCGCTTGGGGCGGTGAAGCGGCGGAGGCGCATGAGCAGGCGGGCGCCGGTGGCATTGCTGCGCGCGGAGCCGTTGAGGCTGCGGCTGAGGCGGCGGCGGAAATTGCGCCGGTGGCGAACGGCGAAGCTGTCGCCTTGGCGGCGAAGCGCATCGCCTCGGCGATGATCAGCCATCCGGCCTTGGTGGAGGGGCCGGATCGGCTGGCGAGCATCATGCTTGGCGACGGGAACGTCGTCGCCAAGAGCGGCGCGCAGGGCGTCTTCGTCTTCGCGCTGCGCAAGGAACGGCTGGCCGTCGTCGTCAAGCTCGCCGATGGCGGCGAGACGCCTTGGCCGGAGGCGGTTTGCTCGATCCTCGAGCAGCTGCAGCTCGGCGAGGAGCTCGTCGCGCGCATTCGCGGCAGCATCTCGCCCGAGATCCGCAACGACGCGGGCCAGCTCGTCGGGCACCGCGAGTCTTGCCTGACGCTGCATAGGGACGCGTAA
- a CDS encoding DUF1328 domain-containing protein, producing MLGYALMFLIIAIVAGVLGFFTLASLAASIAKILFVVFLALFVLSFIFGKRRV from the coding sequence ATGTTAGGATACGCGCTCATGTTTTTGATTATTGCGATTGTCGCCGGAGTTCTTGGTTTCTTTACGTTGGCTTCCCTTGCAGCCAGCATTGCGAAAATATTGTTCGTCGTGTTTTTGGCGCTGTTCGTGCTTTCGTTTATATTCGGAAAGCGCCGCGTCTAG
- a CDS encoding AraC family transcriptional regulator, whose product MTLQPTYMVLSNPVPNEHGDLYVPFSGESQTKPNHLIGPKVYGFYLIHHILSGTGTYAFAGGQHVLRAGQTFLIPPQQLISYASSEEAPWKYRWIAFEGRQAERLVTGAGFDTAVPVVDTGDNPRVAVLFRSIQRAFRLGGAAAHFRAVGYLHLLFAEFAAASQPGSDAGTQQRGPDSEALAGEVIRYLSTQYAEPISIELMADALGYNRAYLSRVFKQQTGMTPVTFLLKLRIDKARLLLRERLELTIEQIAASVGFQDPLYFSKQFRRFYEQSPSAYREAMRRL is encoded by the coding sequence ATGACGCTGCAACCTACCTATATGGTGCTTTCCAACCCGGTGCCGAATGAACATGGTGATTTATATGTGCCATTCTCCGGAGAAAGCCAAACGAAACCCAATCATCTGATTGGGCCGAAGGTGTATGGCTTTTATTTGATTCATCATATTTTGAGCGGTACGGGGACGTATGCCTTTGCCGGCGGCCAGCATGTTTTGCGGGCCGGACAAACGTTTCTGATTCCGCCGCAGCAGCTGATCAGTTACGCGTCGAGCGAGGAGGCGCCGTGGAAATACCGCTGGATCGCATTTGAAGGGCGGCAAGCGGAGCGGCTCGTAACGGGCGCCGGCTTCGATACGGCGGTCCCGGTCGTCGATACGGGAGACAATCCGCGCGTGGCCGTGCTGTTTCGCAGCATTCAGCGCGCATTCCGGCTCGGCGGAGCGGCGGCGCACTTTCGCGCGGTCGGGTACCTGCACTTGCTGTTCGCGGAGTTCGCAGCCGCATCGCAGCCGGGCAGCGATGCCGGGACGCAGCAGCGCGGCCCGGATAGCGAGGCGCTCGCAGGCGAGGTCATCCGCTATTTGTCGACGCAGTACGCGGAGCCGATCTCGATCGAGCTGATGGCGGACGCGCTCGGCTATAACCGCGCCTATCTCTCGCGGGTGTTCAAGCAGCAGACGGGCATGACGCCCGTCACGTTTCTGCTGAAGCTGCGCATCGATAAGGCGCGCCTGCTGCTGCGCGAGCGGCTGGAGCTGACGATCGAGCAGATCGCCGCGTCGGTCGGCTTCCAGGACCCGCTTTATTTCTCGAAGCAGTTCCGACGCTTCTATGAGCAGTCGCCGTCCGCGTATCGCGAGGCGATGCGGCGGCTTTGA
- a CDS encoding galactokinase, with protein sequence MANIHELTERFINTYGGESTEQIAVFHAPGRVNLIGEHTDYNGGYVFPAALTFGTTLLIRKRGDNQLGLCSTNFDLHKHIPIAPIAFDEADDWMNYPKGIVNVLQQSGIVFNQGFDMLFHGEIPNGAGLSSSASIEVVTAYALLTMDGHATDTVKIALLAQKSENEFNGVQCGIMDQFAVANGKKDHAILLMCDTLEYELIPFNSGDYRIVIGNTNKRRGLVDSKYNERRSQCEQAVQDLKAAFPELTLLGQLSLAQFNANQHLIQDETVLKRAKHVVEEIDRVLQSMKVLKENDLASFGQLMNASHDSLRDLYEVTGDELDTMVAAARTVPGVLGSRMTGAGFGGCTVSLVHKDSVEQFKEEVGRIYTEATGLVPDFYVCTIGNGVEQLS encoded by the coding sequence GTGGCGAATATCCATGAACTGACTGAGCGATTTATAAATACGTACGGCGGGGAGTCGACCGAACAAATAGCGGTGTTCCACGCGCCGGGCCGCGTCAATCTGATCGGCGAGCATACAGACTACAACGGCGGCTACGTGTTTCCGGCGGCATTGACGTTCGGCACGACGCTGCTGATCCGCAAACGCGGCGACAATCAGCTCGGGCTGTGCTCCACCAATTTTGACCTGCATAAGCATATCCCGATCGCGCCGATCGCGTTCGACGAAGCGGACGATTGGATGAACTACCCGAAAGGCATCGTTAACGTGCTTCAGCAAAGCGGCATCGTCTTCAACCAAGGTTTCGACATGCTGTTCCATGGCGAAATCCCGAACGGAGCGGGCCTCTCGTCTTCCGCTTCAATCGAAGTCGTGACCGCGTACGCGCTGCTTACGATGGATGGCCATGCAACGGATACGGTGAAAATCGCGCTGCTCGCGCAGAAATCCGAGAACGAATTCAACGGCGTCCAATGCGGCATCATGGACCAATTCGCGGTGGCGAACGGCAAGAAGGACCATGCGATTTTGCTCATGTGCGACACGCTGGAGTACGAACTGATTCCATTCAACTCCGGCGACTACAGGATCGTCATCGGCAACACGAACAAGCGCCGCGGTCTGGTCGATTCCAAATACAACGAGCGCCGCAGCCAATGCGAGCAAGCCGTTCAAGATCTTAAAGCGGCTTTCCCAGAGCTGACGCTGCTTGGCCAGCTATCCTTAGCGCAATTCAATGCGAACCAGCATCTCATCCAGGACGAAACCGTGCTGAAGCGCGCCAAACACGTCGTCGAGGAAATCGACCGCGTTCTGCAGTCGATGAAGGTGCTTAAAGAAAACGACCTCGCCTCATTCGGCCAGCTCATGAACGCTTCTCATGATTCGCTCCGCGACTTGTACGAAGTAACGGGCGATGAGCTCGATACGATGGTAGCGGCGGCGCGCACGGTTCCCGGCGTACTCGGCTCGCGCATGACGGGAGCGGGCTTCGGCGGCTGTACCGTATCGCTCGTGCACAAGGACAGCGTGGAGCAGTTCAAGGAAGAGGTCGGACGCATCTACACGGAAGCAACGGGTCTAGTGCCGGACTTCTACGTATGCACGATCGGCAACGGCGTTGAGCAATTATCTTAA
- the galE gene encoding UDP-glucose 4-epimerase GalE, translated as MAVLVTGGAGYIGSHAVAALVERGEEIVVVDNLQQGHKEAVLGGKLYVGDLRDGDFLDTVFSENSIDAVIHFAANSLVGESMKDPGKYYHNNVYGTLCLLEKMNQYGVKNIVFSSTAATYGEPEQVPIREEDRTLPTNTYGETKLAMEKMMKWYDTAYGVKYVSLRYFNAAGAHASGKIGEDHHPETHLVPLVLQTALGQRSQISIFGDDYPTEDGTCVRDYIHVSDLADAHVLAVDRLRKGGDSAIYNLGNGTGFSVKQVIDIARQVTGREIKAVMETRRAGDPAVLVASSDKARKELGWNPSRSKLEDIIGSAWAWHQANPSGYNNQ; from the coding sequence ATGGCAGTACTAGTAACAGGAGGCGCGGGCTATATCGGCTCGCACGCGGTGGCGGCGCTGGTCGAACGCGGTGAAGAGATCGTTGTCGTCGATAATTTGCAGCAAGGTCACAAGGAAGCGGTGCTCGGCGGAAAATTGTACGTAGGCGATCTGCGTGACGGAGATTTTCTGGACACCGTGTTTAGCGAGAACAGCATCGACGCCGTCATTCATTTTGCGGCGAACTCGCTTGTCGGCGAAAGCATGAAGGACCCAGGCAAGTACTATCACAACAACGTGTACGGCACGTTATGCCTGCTTGAGAAAATGAATCAATACGGCGTGAAAAACATCGTATTCTCGTCCACGGCAGCTACTTACGGCGAGCCGGAGCAGGTTCCGATCCGCGAGGAGGACCGCACGCTGCCGACCAACACGTACGGCGAAACGAAGCTGGCGATGGAGAAAATGATGAAGTGGTACGACACCGCATACGGCGTCAAATACGTGTCGCTCCGCTATTTCAATGCCGCCGGCGCGCATGCAAGCGGCAAGATCGGGGAAGATCATCATCCCGAAACGCATCTCGTGCCGCTCGTTCTGCAGACGGCGCTCGGGCAGCGCAGCCAGATCTCCATCTTCGGCGACGATTATCCGACGGAAGACGGTACCTGCGTTCGCGACTATATCCACGTCAGCGATCTGGCCGACGCGCATGTGCTGGCCGTTGACCGTCTGCGCAAAGGCGGCGACAGCGCTATTTATAACCTCGGCAACGGTACCGGCTTCTCCGTAAAGCAGGTCATCGACATCGCCCGTCAAGTAACGGGCCGCGAGATCAAGGCCGTAATGGAAACGCGCCGCGCCGGCGACCCGGCCGTGCTTGTCGCATCCTCCGATAAAGCGCGCAAGGAGCTCGGATGGAACCCGTCCCGCAGCAAGCTGGAAGACATTATCGGCAGCGCATGGGCCTGGCATCAAGCAAACCCAAGCGGCTACAACAATCAATAG